One segment of Scleropages formosus chromosome 23, fSclFor1.1, whole genome shotgun sequence DNA contains the following:
- the slc9a3.1 gene encoding sodium/hydrogen exchanger 3.1: MKLLRSPAPALLLLGLISRAWAISVRNSRSSPVTVAAADTTHSGNSTGGNTTAENGGHGAAAITTLPIVTWKWHHVELPYLITLWVLVCWLVKLVLHLYKRLTIEIPESAMLILFGFILGGMIWGADKAQTFALQPRTFFFFLLPQIILDAGYFMPNKLFFSNMGAILIFAIIGTVWNAVAVGLSLYGVYLGGAMGNLDIDILQFMLFGSLLSAVDPVAVLAVFEEVHVNEVLFILVFGESLLNDGVTVVLYNVCDAFVSLGADKINAAEIIKGIVSFLVVAFGGSLIGVVFAILLSLLTRCTKNLQIIEPGFIFVVSYLSYLTAEMLSLSSILAITFCGVCCQKYVNANMAESSVTTVKYAMKVLANGSETIIFVFLGISAIDPNIWVWNTGFILLTVLFVLVYRIIGVFVLTWMLNRYRLIPIEIIDQVIMSYGGLRGGVAYGLAVLLDQAKIKEKNLMLCTTLIVVYFTVILQGVTMKPLVTWLKVKRSSKSELCLIEKLQNRAFDHILVAIEDISGQIGHNYMREKWNKFEERFIRPLLMKTSARKSQDQLFNVFHQLNLKDAISYVAEGERCGSLDFARSDNDANLVFKKKFGADLSDIIPDINSDLSDKDPYDIPLPSRENSLPSVCLDVEEEMRRKEVGDNNAHHLLQTHLYKARKQHRHRYSRKETGVNKDENEVQEIFQRTMRSRLESFKSTKMGVSQNKKLKPSKKDQVSNGNVTNHTGDDEGGIENPAFMPDAPPQTPPWSSSAQAEYGVAPSQMAQLRIPWSPGNLHRLAPLRISTRSNDSFLLADRPTTEEEQQPPNQPCGMKK; the protein is encoded by the exons ATGAAGCTTCTGCGGAGTCCTGCAccggctctgctgctgctgggcttgATCAGCAGAGCATGGGCCATCTCAGTGCGGAATTCCAGGTCCTCACCTGTGACAGTtgcagctgcagacaccacacaTTCAGGCAACAGCACGGGCGGAAATACGACCGCGGAAAACGGCGGGCACGGGGCCGCAGCGATCACCACCCTGCCCATCGTCACTTGGAAGTGGCATCACGTCGAGCTGCCCTACCTGATTACTCTCTGGGTCCTGGTGTGTTGGCTGGTCAAACTCG TGTTACATCTGTACAAAAGACTGACCATCGAGATCCCCGAGAGTGCCATGCTCATCCTCTTCGGTTTCATCCTGGGTGGGATGATCTGGGGTGCTGACAAGGCTCAGACCTTCGCCCTGCAACCAAgaaccttcttcttcttcttgctgcCCCAAATCATTCTGGATGCAGGCTATTTCATGCCAAACAAGCTCTTCTTCAGCAACATGGGGGCTATCCTGATTTTCGCCATCATTGGGACAGTGTGGAATGCTGTCGCCGTTGGTCTCTCTCTGTATGGGGTTTACTTAGGAGGAGCTATGG GTAATCTGGATATTGACATACTGCAGTTTATGCTCTTTGGAAGTCTACTGTCTGCTGTGGATCCTGTGGCTGTGTTGGCCGTATTTGAGGAAGTTCATGTCAATGAAGTCCTCTTCATCTTAGTTTTTGGAGAATCCCTCCTCAATGACGGTGTGACAGTG GTCTTGTACAACGTATGCGATGCATTTGTAAGTCTAGGAGCAGATAAAATCAACGCAGCTGAAATAATCAAAGGCATAG TGTCCTTTTTAGTGGTGGCATTTGGAGGATCTCTTATAGGAGTGGTGTTTGCCATCCTCCTGTCTCTGCTGACCAGATGCACCAAGAATCTCCAAATCATTGAGCCTGGTTTCATCTTCGTCGTCTCCTACCTTTCCTACCTGACGGCTGAGATGCTTTCTCTGTCTTCCATTTTGGC GATTACATTCTGTGGCGTTTGTTGTCAGAAATATGTCAATGCAAACATGGCAGAGTCTTCAGTGACAACCGTCAAGTATGCCATGAAAGTGCTTGCCAACGGCTCTGAGACTATCATTTTCGTCTTTCTGGGAATATCTGCTATAGATCCAAATATCTGGGTGTGGAATACAGGCTTTATTCTTCTTACCGTTCTATTTGTCTTGGTGTACAGGATAATAG GAGTCTTTGTTCTCACCTGGATGCTAAACCGCTACAGACTAATTCCCATTGAGATAATTGATCAGGTGATCATGAGCTACGGTGGCCTGCGAGGGGGAGTTGCTTACGGTCTAGCCGTCCTACTTGATCAGGCGAAGATCAAGGAAAAGAACCTCATGCTTTGCACCACACTCATAGTTGTGTACTTCACTGTTATCTTGCAG GGAGTTACCATGAAACCGTTGGTTACCTGGCTGAAAGTGAAGAGATCATCAAAGTCAGAGCTTTGCCTCATAGAGAAGCTGCAGAACAGA gCATTTGACCACATCCTCGTAGCAATTGAAGACATATCTGGACAAATAGGACACAACTATATGAGAGAAAA GTGGAATAAGTTTGAAGAGAGGTTTATCCGACCATTGCTGATGAAGACATCAGCTCGGAAGTCACAGGATCAGCTTTTCAACGTCTTCCACCAGCTGAACCTCAAGGATGCCATTAGCTATGTGGCAGAG GGCGAACGTTGTGGATCTTTGGACTTTGCCCGTTCCGACAATGATGCTAATTTGGTGTTCAAGAAGAAATTTGGTGCGGATCTTTCAGATATAATACCAGACATTAATTCTGATTTATCTGACAAAGACCCATATGACATACCACTGCCATCCAG AGAGAACAGTTTGCCATCCGTGTGCCTGGATGTAGAGGAAGAAATGAGGAGGAAGGAGGTCGGTGACAATAATGCACATCACCTGCTGCAAACGCACCTGTACAAGGCCAGGAAGCAG CACAGACACAGGTACAGCAGGAAGGAAACTGGGGTAAACAAGGATGAGAATGAGGTTCAGGAGATCTTCCAACGCACCATGAGGAGTCGCCTGGAATCCTTCAAGTCCACCAAGATGGGAGTCAGCCAAAACAAGAAGCTCAAACCCTCCAAGAAAGACCAG GTGTCAAATGGAAACGTCACAAATCATACCGGTGATGATGAAG GTGGAATTGAGAACCCAGCATTCATGCCTGATGCCCCCCCGCAAACACCCCCATGGTCAAGCAGCGCTCAGGCTGAGTATGGCGTGGCCCCCTCCCAGATGGCTCAGCTGCGGATTCCCTGGTCCCCAGGCAATCTTCATCGCTTGGCACCCCTCCGCATTAGCACCCGCTCCAATGACTCCTTCCTCCTGGCTgacagacccaccacagaggaggagcagcaacCTCCCAACCAGCCCTGTGGGATGAAAAAGTAG
- the LOC108933391 gene encoding probable flap endonuclease 1 homolog isoform X1 has product MVSWSVVIRQRCKWRHRTEGASSCAVCATASLSHKNKETASLATMGISKLAELIRSDAPNAISYKKTGDYSGKVIALDTSIILSQFRSAVPQLGKLSHLTGLFFRTLHFLEHDIKPVFVFDGTPPAQKKNELEKRAKTAGYTGSYIKGKDSPHIQDCKRILQLLGVPCIQAPGDGEAFCAQLVKEGKVHAVASEDMDTMPFGSELLIRQFDAKKEGDVMEYSLSKLLDILQLTHKEFVDLCILLGCDYCEKIQGLGPRRALKLIQQYKTIEDVVLHVNRKTHPIPVSWKYQEARRLFLETQQSDQPDLIWTEPNEEELVHFLCEEKHINVSRVRGRMQKFHKMLQERRKEREENSKQARMEDFFRVTRRRQSLMEGQGPSNKKARYQ; this is encoded by the exons ATGGTGTCGTGGTCTGTCGTTATCCGCCAGCGCTGCAAGTGGCGCCATCGCACTGAAGGGGCCTCTAGTTGTGCTGTGTGCGCCACAGCCTCGctttcacacaaaaacaaagagacTGCTTCGCTCGCAACAATGGGCATCAGTAAACTGGCGGAGTTAATTCGCAGTGATGCACCAAATGCCATCTCGTACAAGAAAACAGGCGACTATTCAG GAAAAGTTATTGCCCTGGACACCTCTATCATACTCAGTCAATTTCGCAGTGCTGTCCCTCAATTAGGGAAACTAAG CCACCTCACAGGCCTGTTCTTCCGCACTCTGCACTTCCTGGAGCATGACATCAAGCCAGTCTTTGTGTTTGATGGGACACCGCCGGCGCAGAAGAAGAATGAG CTGGAGAAAAGAGCGAAGACCGCAGGTTACACTGGTTCCTACATTAAAGGCAAAG ATTCCCCTCACATCCAGGACTGTAAGCGCATCCTGCAGCTTTTGGGAGTGCCTTGCATTCAG GCTCCAGGGGATGGGGAGGCGTTCTGCGCACAGCTGGTAAAGGAGGGCAAAGTTCATGCTGTGGCCTCGGAGGACATGGACACGATGCCTTTTGGGAGCGAACTACTGATCCGCCAGTTTGATGCCAAGAAGGAAGG TGATGTTATGGAATACTCTTTATCTAAGCTGCTTGATATTCTGCAGCTGACTCACAAAGAG TTTGTAGACCTGTGCATCCTGCTGGGGTGTGACTACTGTGAGAAGATCCAGGGCCTTGGTCCACGGAGGGCACTGAAGCTCATCCAGCAGTACAAGACCATTGAGGACGTGGTGCTGCATGTCAACAGGAAG ACACATCCCATTCCTGTGAGTTGGAAATACCAGGAGGCACGCAGGTTGTTTTTGGAAACACAGCAGAGTGACCAACCAGACCTGATTTGGACAGAGCCCAATGAGGAGGAGCTGGTCCATTTCCTGTGTGAGGAGAAGCACATCAA TGTGTCTAGGGTTCGAGGGCGGATGCAGAAGTTTCATAAGATGCTGCAGGAGAGGAGGAAAGAACGTGAGGAAAACAGCAAGCAGGCACGCATGGAAGACTTTTTCCGCGTGACTCGTAGGAGGCAG AGCTTGATGGAGGGCCAAGGGCCCAGCAACAAGAAAGCCAGATATCAGTGA
- the LOC108933391 gene encoding probable flap endonuclease 1 homolog isoform X2, which translates to MGKVIALDTSIILSQFRSAVPQLGKLSHLTGLFFRTLHFLEHDIKPVFVFDGTPPAQKKNELEKRAKTAGYTGSYIKGKDSPHIQDCKRILQLLGVPCIQAPGDGEAFCAQLVKEGKVHAVASEDMDTMPFGSELLIRQFDAKKEGDVMEYSLSKLLDILQLTHKEFVDLCILLGCDYCEKIQGLGPRRALKLIQQYKTIEDVVLHVNRKTHPIPVSWKYQEARRLFLETQQSDQPDLIWTEPNEEELVHFLCEEKHINVSRVRGRMQKFHKMLQERRKEREENSKQARMEDFFRVTRRRQSLMEGQGPSNKKARYQ; encoded by the exons atgg GAAAAGTTATTGCCCTGGACACCTCTATCATACTCAGTCAATTTCGCAGTGCTGTCCCTCAATTAGGGAAACTAAG CCACCTCACAGGCCTGTTCTTCCGCACTCTGCACTTCCTGGAGCATGACATCAAGCCAGTCTTTGTGTTTGATGGGACACCGCCGGCGCAGAAGAAGAATGAG CTGGAGAAAAGAGCGAAGACCGCAGGTTACACTGGTTCCTACATTAAAGGCAAAG ATTCCCCTCACATCCAGGACTGTAAGCGCATCCTGCAGCTTTTGGGAGTGCCTTGCATTCAG GCTCCAGGGGATGGGGAGGCGTTCTGCGCACAGCTGGTAAAGGAGGGCAAAGTTCATGCTGTGGCCTCGGAGGACATGGACACGATGCCTTTTGGGAGCGAACTACTGATCCGCCAGTTTGATGCCAAGAAGGAAGG TGATGTTATGGAATACTCTTTATCTAAGCTGCTTGATATTCTGCAGCTGACTCACAAAGAG TTTGTAGACCTGTGCATCCTGCTGGGGTGTGACTACTGTGAGAAGATCCAGGGCCTTGGTCCACGGAGGGCACTGAAGCTCATCCAGCAGTACAAGACCATTGAGGACGTGGTGCTGCATGTCAACAGGAAG ACACATCCCATTCCTGTGAGTTGGAAATACCAGGAGGCACGCAGGTTGTTTTTGGAAACACAGCAGAGTGACCAACCAGACCTGATTTGGACAGAGCCCAATGAGGAGGAGCTGGTCCATTTCCTGTGTGAGGAGAAGCACATCAA TGTGTCTAGGGTTCGAGGGCGGATGCAGAAGTTTCATAAGATGCTGCAGGAGAGGAGGAAAGAACGTGAGGAAAACAGCAAGCAGGCACGCATGGAAGACTTTTTCCGCGTGACTCGTAGGAGGCAG AGCTTGATGGAGGGCCAAGGGCCCAGCAACAAGAAAGCCAGATATCAGTGA
- the olah gene encoding S-acyl fatty acid synthase thioesterase, medium chain gives MDKVISCFGKRPDAATRLLCFPWAGGGSIHYARWGNLVNSAIEVYSVRLSGREGRAKEPFATSMQQIVKEVADTLLPALQEKSFALFGHSFGAMACYAVAEYLKKVHNLEPVHIFLSGASAPYSETRLQAPNRSQMSDEEFLHWMKTVGGTPAEILDNPEVLKLFVPVLRADLKVIEHFSFMF, from the exons ATGGACAAGGTGATCAGCTGCTTCGGGAAGCGGCCCGATGCCGCCACCCGGCTGCTCTGCTTTCCCTGGGCCGGCGGTGGATCCATTCATTACGCCCGCTGGGGGAACCTGGTGAACAGCGCCATTGAAG TTTATTCAGTCAGGTTGTCTGGAAGAGAAGGTCGAGCGAAAGAGCCTTTTGCTACAAGCATGCAGCAGATTGTGAAGGAGGTCGCTGACACGCTTCTGCCAGCATTGCAGGAGAAGTCCTTTGCCCTCTTTGGCCACAG CTTTGGAGCCATGGCATGCTATGCTGTGGCTGAATATTTGAAGAAGGTGCACAACCTTGAGCCTGTTCATATCTTTCTGTCTGGAGCTTCTGCTCCCTAT TCAGAGACACGCCTTCAAGCTCCAAACAGAAGTCAGATGTCAGATGAAGAGTTCCTCCACTGGATGAAGACCGTTGGAGGGACACCAGCAGAAATACTGGACAATCCTGAAGTTCTGAAGCTGTTTGTACCAGTCCTTAGAgctgatcttaaagttatagagcactTCAG TTTCATGTTTTGA